The Aethina tumida isolate Nest 87 chromosome 5, icAetTumi1.1, whole genome shotgun sequence genomic sequence CGACGCTCGGTACTTGATCCCTTCGACTACGGATTGGCGTCTAAGTGGTTGGGTACAGTACAACGTGATGCAAAGTGTCCCTGTCGTCCACACTTGAAACAGGCAATCGATGGCTTCGTTGAATTTGGTCCATTGAATGATGGGTGTCCACTCGAGGTACTGGGTCTCGACATCTGGTTCTCATCATTTCTTGAGCTCCGACACTTGTCCGATTTATGACCCAATTTCCCACAATTGTAACATATTGTTGAAGCCATTGGTAATTTAGGCTTTTTATTGGGGTTGTGGTCGAAGTCGTTCGTCGTTGATTTCCTTttcatataagaaaaaaacggTCAGTTCTTTTAGCAGTTTAGCTCTTGTATCGATGTCGGAGGTAATCGCAAGTCGACGAGTCCTGGGTTCGAATGATGCGATATGTGCAAGAACTGCACTCGCTAGAATTTCTTCTCTTGTCAGATTCGAACACCTAGTCATTAGCGACGTCATTTGGCGAGCTGCATACGATGCAAGACATTCATCATCCTTTGGCTTATTGTTtaggaaatttagaaaaacagtCGCTGTTGTTTCGGGACAATGATATCTTGACgcaaaaatgtctttaaattCCGATCACGTCATCTCCGGGTATGTCACTTTTGATAGCCAAGAGGATGCTTGACCCCTTAAAGCTTTACTAAGCAAAATTATCAAGGGAGCACCACTCATTGATTTGTCCGAAATGCACATATCTGCCGTCGAGATCCAAGCTTGTTCATCAGCGTTCTCTGTATCCGGATCAAACTCTGGCAATTCTACACTGACCTGATTCGACGGTGGCCGCAGAGCTTGTAGAAGAGCCAAAAAGTTCCTATTTTGTTGTTCCAATAAAGACTCCCACTTCACTTCACTTCCACCAGATCCAGATCCTGATCCTGATTCAAAGCTTGATTCAGATCCCACTTCTGATGTCGCAGCGCGGTCAGGGTTATcggccatttcgaatattaaataacacgcaaatagtccttacaatgtaattgaactaacaggcacaggattacaactaatagtcaaacaattaggtaggagtcgtatgaaacgcggtgatcccgacggttatgccaagccaagacttctacgcagcttccctgacggagcttaactgtccgccctcgcaggtctcctctaccgtcaccctcggttcgagtaccatcccctgcttagcacttccgctgattccacccaagtactataagtatgcaacccatagtactacttgcgtttcacatgaaccctccgacatatatatatatatatatatatatatatatatataaataataaaatattacactaatatatatatatatatatatatatatatatatatatatatatatatatacataattcgCGAAATTAACCGTCGTTTTTCTATTAATCAGACTTAGTTTTAAAGTATGATAGaattgttttgaattattttatctaaaataaactaaGGATCTCTAATAgactttgaatattaaatatgttttaatgatataaaattattaaaatctattaaatatagttgaaagttgttttataaaataaatataattaataatatgttatctaaaataaactaaGAATCTTTCGACAATAGACTTTGAaagttaaatatgttttaataatttaaaattattaaaatcaattaaataaagtttaaagctgttttataaaataaatataattaataatatgtgaattaaaataaactttctacAATAGACTTTggatgtaaaatatgttttagtaatttaaaaatatattttatttacagagaatggaaatagtttaaatatgtttgCTTGAATTgcaagatataaataaaaatccaattagtttaaataaataaattatataacaaaatatttaataaatgagtaTTCCAAAGGAGtgattaaatatacttaatggTTGTTTACAATGAATTATgactaaaagaatttaaagatagAAAAAGTGTCATTGaaccacaaaatataaaaaaatatttttaatcaagaaGTCAACTGTAAATGCAAATTAACTTCAGCACTCCTGTTTAGAAAAGGAAAATTTCCTCCAGTCTTCAAATGTGCTAGTTTGGCATGTGGATAACATTTATACAATTCCTCCCTTACTGCATTTGACAATGCATATTCATCAAACACTTCAATTATTGTAATGGGAATTTGAGACAGTTTATGAGCTTCTACATAACCCTTTAAGCAGTTCAATGTTAAACGACTTGCCAGTTCTGTCTGTGGGAGACTTTCAAGCTAAAACAtgaattagtataaaataacagAGGAGTGTTAAGTAATTAACTGGTTCAACCATAAAATCAAGGGAATCCACCGTTTGATGGTCTGCTTCCCCACTGTTGAAGTTGCCCATaatcattttctttaaaactaaAGCCGGCAAAATCCAGAACAGGGCAGCGGAATCGTGATTGTTAAAGACCGCCGTGTCCGAGAATGTGTTGCACAAAATCAAACTGGCCACGCGATCGCTGTTTATCGTGTACTCCGCAAACTTCTGTGCCTAATAGCCACCCAAAGACGAACCAAAAATGTGCACCCTGTCCAATTTGATGTGGTCGATCAGTTTCTTGAAGCCTTCGCAGAAATCCTTGACGTTCAAGTACACCGGCATCTCGCAACTGATCACCCTGATGCCCTTAGCGCTCAGACTTAATAACTGCTTGTAGTAGACGTCCGACGTTCCGAACACAGGCGGCAGCAATATTAGGGGTGACGTGATCGTTTTCGGGCCGGAATCGAAGATTCGCCATGACTTCGTCGCGTCCGAGTCGACGGTGATTTTTCGCAAGGGCACGTTGGACCGAAAACTCAGGTATTCCTGCGTTTGAGACAAATTGCTCAAATTGCTCATTGTTGACACAAATGGTATTTTTGAACTACTATCGTAAGTGATACTTTGGAACGATTATAGTAggtcatttttaaaacattttgccGGTGACATCTGTGGAGTGTTAGCttgaataacaacaatattcatagataagtaaatattttctataatcttaaatataataattataaattaattgaaagaggataaaaagaaacaaaaatatttaatttgatttaatattacaaaaaatata encodes the following:
- the LOC109606359 gene encoding LOW QUALITY PROTEIN: maspardin-like (The sequence of the model RefSeq protein was modified relative to this genomic sequence to represent the inferred CDS: substituted 1 base at 1 genomic stop codon), which translates into the protein MSNLSNLSQTQEYLSFRSNVPLRKITVDSDATKSWRIFDSGPKTITSPLILLPPVFGTSDVYYKQLLSLSAKGIRVISCEMPVYLNVKDFCEGFKKLIDHIKLDRVHIFGSSLGGYXAQKFAEYTINSDRVASLILCNTFSDTAVFNNHDSAALFWILPALVLKKMIMGNFNSGEADHQTVDSLDFMLESLPQTELASRLTLNCLKGYVEAHKLSQIPITIIEVFDEYALSNAVREELYKCYPHAKLAHLKTGGNFPFLNRSAEVNLHLQLTS